Within the Thermostichus lividus PCC 6715 genome, the region TCTTTGATTGATGACCCAGCCTAAAATTCCTTTTCTAAAGTGGTCAACGGCTCTCCACAGCCAGATTTTGTTTTTTTGAGCCGACATAAGGTGTGGATCCCATGGCAGGATTTAGTCAATGCTGGGCTGCGCAATCTTGGGGGCGATCGCGAAATTATTGCTGGGGTTGAGCACGTTTCTCTCCGGTCCCTTGCGCCGGACATTACCTTTGAGCGGGATGATGCAGCACTGATATTGCGGCTGCAAACACCTGCAGCAGCCCTAGAAACGGGCGTGGTCAACTTTAACCCCAGTAACGCACCTAGCGGCATTCTCTACAGTCAGCCGTTGAGTGCCTATCTGAACTATGGGGTAAACTACTCCCAGCTAAAGCAGGGAGCTTTTAGTAGCCCTGCAGTTAGCAAGCCAACCGCGAGCCTCTGGGGTGGTTTACAACACCCCCAATCGACCGTTACCAGTGCCTTGAACAACCGTTTCTGGTGTCCGCAGTACAATTATAACCTAAAACAACTGAAGTTGCTAAAGGAGCTTTCCTCCCCGCACTGAAGTACGGGGCTTCCAGCCCTACCCGATGTGTGAATACCGATACGTTGGGGGGGGTGGCCTACTGGGGGGGATTAGCTGGGGGCGCAATTTTGAGCTGAGTCCTTACCTCATTCGCCAGCCTAGTTTTGATGCATCAGGGGTGGTGGATAGCCCCGCCAAGGCAGAGGTGTACCTCAATAACCGTTTATTAAGTACCCTTGAGTTACCGCCGGGGCCGTTTCGGCTGGAGAATCTACCCTACAAGGCTGGGTTTAACCATATCCGTGTGGTCGTTACGGATGCTGAGGGCAAGACTCAGGTATTCGACTCTCGCTATGTGCAGTTTTCGCGCTTGCTGAAGCCGGGGCTGTCTGAGTTTTTGATTACTGCTGGTTCAGAGCGGCAGAACTTCGGCACCGATAACTTTCGCTACGATGATACGCTGCGTATTCTTGGCTTTTATCGCCAAGGGGTACTCACAAACCTCACTCTTGGGGGGCGCATCGAAGCCACCGATCAGCTCATTAGCACGGGTGTATCTGTGAGTACGGCGTTGCCGTTGGGCACGGTGGATGTGGCGGCGGCAGTGAGTAGCAACGCAGGGGTGATGGGGCATGCGGTTGCTGTGTCTTATTTTTATCCGGGGCAGTGGCTCGGATTTGGCGGCGGGGTGCGCCTCAGTAGTGACTTTTACACAAATACTAGCCTTGCCCTTGCGGGCGATCGCCCCCGTCTAGAAGCCTTTTTTACTGCATCAATGCCCCTTGGCTCTCGCATTAACCTCAGTGGCCAGTACAATTACACAGACCAGCGAGATGCGATCGCCCGCGATCAGATTAGTCTATCGGCTCAAGTTCGCCTTAGTCGCCAACTCAATCTCTTTATCCAAGCCACGCAGTCACAGACAGCGAACCAATCCCCTGACAACCGTTTTTCTGTCAACCTTAACTATTTCCTCGGGGGAACACAAACCTGAATGCAGGCTGGCAGCAACAGGGCGACCAAGGGGTTCCCTCCTTTTCGGTACAACAGTATTTGCCTCAAGGAGAGGGTTATGGCTATCGGGTGCAACTGGAGCAGCAAAATGAACAGGGGCGCGCGTTCAATACCCTTCTGTATAATGCCCCTTGGGCAAGCTATCAGCTGGGCTACAGCCGCAATGGCGAGACTGACAGTACACTGCTGGCGATGGAAGGGGCGATCGTGGCGATCGGGGGTGGCCTGCACCTGACTCGGCCTATTCGCAATAGCTTTGTCCTTGTCGATCTTGACAATGTGCCAGGAGTCTCAACCTTCCTCAGTAACCAACTCATTGGGCGCACCAACCGCCAAGGAAAGATCATTATTCCCAACCTCATTCCCTACTACGGCAACCAAGTGAGTATTGATCCTGACAGCGTTCCTGAAAATTACCTTGCGGAGGGAGATTCTTTGTTAATTGCGCCACCGTTTCGGGGTGGCGGCATTGCCCGCTTTACCGTACAGCGCATCCAAAACTTTATTGGCACTGTGGTATTGCAGCGCTCAGGTACCCCAATCATTCCAGCGCTAGGGCAGTTGACCCTACAGCGGGGACAAGAAACCGTGGCCTCTCCCTTAAACCGCAATGGCCAATTTTATAGTAGTGATGTGGGCGGGCTAAAACCCCTCCGCTTTAGCGAGGGGATACAGCCAACTCAGGGGGCTTTAGCCCTCTCTATGCGTTAAACTAGAGACGTGGAAAGTAGGCGTATCAACTACGCGAAGAAACATCCTAGTACGGAGAGATCCCGGCAAGTAAGTCACTACCGCTTTGGCGGCAAGCCTAAACCACTGCAAGCAATGGCAGGATGTTGAGCGTATCGAATTGGCTAGTGTTGAAAAGCGCGAAACCACAAACCGAAACATAAACGTAGTCCCAATAGCAGGAATGCTTGAGGTGAGTAGGGGGTCTTTGACTGCTCCCACCCGCATTAAGTTGTGGGTGACAGCTCAAGGGAAAAGCGAAGCAATGTGGCTTCAGCCCGTTGCGTAGCATCCTTTGGGAATCCCCTCTCTTTCAAAGAGGGGAGAAGTCAATTCGACACCTTGGCTGCCGGCGACTACAGCGCTCAAGTTCGCTTTGAACAGGAGGTGTGTACTTTTAGCCTCACTATCCCCGAAAGTGAAGAACTGTTTGTGGAGTTGGGTACCCTCACCTGTGTGCTCCCCTAGGATTGGCGCTGTCAACCTAAATGGGGAGCTTGAGGCGCGCTCTACCCATAAGAAGCGTCGGG harbors:
- a CDS encoding fimbria/pilus outer membrane usher protein; this encodes MCEYRYVGGGGLLGGISWGRNFELSPYLIRQPSFDASGVVDSPAKAEVYLNNRLLSTLELPPGPFRLENLPYKAGFNHIRVVVTDAEGKTQVFDSRYVQFSRLLKPGLSEFLITAGSERQNFGTDNFRYDDTLRILGFYRQGVLTNLTLGGRIEATDQLISTGVSVSTALPLGTVDVAAAVSSNAGVMGHAVAVSYFYPGQWLGFGGGVRLSSDFYTNTSLALAGDRPRLEAFFTASMPLGSRINLSGQYNYTDQRDAIARDQISLSAQVRLSRQLNLFIQATQSQTANQSPDNRFSVNLNYFLGGTQT
- a CDS encoding fimbria/pilus outer membrane usher protein, with amino-acid sequence MPQGEGYGYRVQLEQQNEQGRAFNTLLYNAPWASYQLGYSRNGETDSTLLAMEGAIVAIGGGLHLTRPIRNSFVLVDLDNVPGVSTFLSNQLIGRTNRQGKIIIPNLIPYYGNQVSIDPDSVPENYLAEGDSLLIAPPFRGGGIARFTVQRIQNFIGTVVLQRSGTPIIPALGQLTLQRGQETVASPLNRNGQFYSSDVGGLKPLRFSEGIQPTQGALALSMR